From the Leptospira sp. WS60.C2 genome, one window contains:
- a CDS encoding sigma 54-interacting transcriptional regulator, producing MSVKQDISGTLRKIQKEIQQLPNITDRLNFILDMTLTLFGASTGSISIMDQEEKVLTIVAAKGMDWEKKIAAKLPFNLGVTGRAASTREIIYVPDVTLDKDYVKLIETVRSELAIPLLTRDSTVGVLNLESDKVNFFSPDIINQATLFASQLTIVILEERIAKEAFEKSKREEDPVEEILGYDPSILFLKHRIRQVGPSEISVMLIGEEGSGKKLVAKALHYISQRKSAPFHTVDCSGLSYELLEAELFGSFSGKIFNPGKLEQTNGGSLYIESIGDLPPNLQTKLFQTLRDKTIPNPTSKKKEEVLNIRIFTGSKRDLLEDIQKETFSMDLYYRLAEVPLRVPPLRERRGDIPLLAHHYLYQYNKQYGRNKSFSTEALKALTGMPWSGNVRQLQSVIQYAVLVPQETVLEPYSFQQDGKREEENRGKVSGFGQGTEILTPSENLSLNLAIEKLEAVWIREAFQRANTQEEAAKLLGISRGSLQYKIKNNQFLDGFST from the coding sequence ATGTCTGTGAAACAGGATATTTCCGGCACTTTAAGGAAAATCCAAAAGGAAATCCAACAACTTCCGAATATTACGGATCGTTTGAATTTCATTTTGGATATGACCCTCACTCTGTTTGGTGCCTCAACAGGAAGTATCTCCATTATGGACCAAGAAGAAAAGGTACTTACCATCGTTGCCGCCAAAGGTATGGATTGGGAGAAAAAAATTGCAGCGAAACTTCCCTTTAACTTAGGTGTGACAGGTCGAGCAGCTTCCACAAGAGAAATCATCTATGTTCCAGATGTTACTTTAGATAAAGACTATGTAAAACTCATTGAGACAGTTCGCTCTGAACTCGCCATTCCGCTTCTCACTAGAGATTCAACGGTGGGGGTTCTCAATTTAGAATCAGACAAGGTAAACTTTTTTTCACCAGACATCATCAACCAAGCTACATTATTTGCATCTCAGTTAACAATTGTTATTTTAGAAGAAAGAATTGCAAAAGAAGCATTTGAGAAATCAAAACGAGAAGAAGACCCAGTAGAAGAGATTTTAGGATATGATCCCAGTATTTTATTTTTAAAACATAGAATTCGGCAAGTAGGTCCTTCTGAGATTTCCGTTATGCTCATCGGTGAAGAGGGCTCAGGAAAGAAGTTGGTCGCAAAAGCACTCCATTATATCTCTCAGCGAAAAAGTGCACCATTCCACACAGTAGATTGTTCGGGACTCAGTTACGAATTATTAGAAGCAGAACTTTTTGGAAGTTTTAGTGGTAAAATATTCAATCCAGGTAAATTGGAACAAACAAACGGTGGTTCGTTGTACATTGAATCCATCGGAGACCTACCACCTAATCTACAAACGAAACTCTTTCAAACCTTACGTGACAAAACGATTCCCAATCCCACATCCAAAAAAAAAGAAGAAGTTTTAAACATCAGAATTTTCACAGGAAGTAAACGGGATCTTTTGGAAGACATCCAAAAAGAAACCTTTTCAATGGATTTATATTATCGCCTAGCAGAAGTTCCATTAAGAGTGCCACCTTTACGAGAAAGAAGAGGGGACATACCGCTACTTGCTCATCATTATCTCTACCAATACAACAAACAGTATGGAAGAAATAAATCCTTCTCTACTGAAGCATTGAAAGCTTTAACTGGTATGCCATGGAGTGGAAATGTAAGACAGTTACAAAGTGTCATCCAATATGCCGTCCTTGTCCCTCAAGAAACGGTTCTAGAACCTTATTCATTCCAGCAGGATGGGAAACGCGAAGAAGAAAACCGTGGAAAAGTTTCAGGATTTGGCCAGGGAACCGAAATTCTCACTCCAAGTGAGAACTTATCATTGAACTTAGCCATTGAAAAACTAGAGGCCGTTTGGATCAGGGAAGCCTTCCAAAGAGCAAATACACAGGAAGAAGCCGCAAAACTTCTAGGCATTAGCCGTGGTTCTTTGCAATATAAGATCAAAAATAATCAATTTCTGGACGGTTTCAGCACCTAA
- a CDS encoding OmpA family protein codes for MAESYYRTINGKHYDNELLEIVEKATKRSKAPIGKNVAKTLFDAIKDGGDYTDVEKRTVKHIRDNFKFSPEADEYLRSEIRKWAAKISVPAAKKKSQSKSTNSKETISKSKQTRTKKTSITVDESESSFMEMYDSREESNYEVAPTPEYNELVALNKFQITQKQNQFGKYILFGLFVLFLIILLFFGVRSCNRSSSSNGSIQGSETSQGQESNSRSLERVTLKTGTVSNRFDSRVKAIRYINDLQIRFIKQSMVTEEEASNKIATLAEALKSYPGIKIRVKGHTCFIGEMDENKILSDERARFIYDELVKNGVNQNQLDYRGFGETAEIDTNLTEAGRIKNRRVDFTVLSVNPKD; via the coding sequence GTGGCAGAAAGTTATTACCGTACCATCAATGGTAAACATTATGACAATGAATTGTTAGAAATCGTTGAGAAGGCCACAAAACGTAGTAAAGCTCCTATTGGCAAAAACGTTGCAAAAACTTTATTCGATGCCATCAAAGATGGTGGCGATTACACCGATGTAGAAAAACGTACGGTCAAACACATTCGCGACAATTTTAAATTTTCTCCAGAAGCGGATGAATACTTAAGATCTGAAATTCGTAAATGGGCAGCTAAAATTTCTGTTCCTGCAGCGAAGAAAAAATCACAATCCAAATCAACCAATTCCAAAGAAACAATATCCAAATCAAAACAAACACGCACAAAAAAAACATCCATCACTGTGGATGAGTCGGAATCTTCATTTATGGAGATGTATGATTCTAGAGAAGAGTCTAATTATGAGGTCGCACCGACCCCAGAATACAATGAACTCGTTGCGCTTAATAAATTTCAAATCACTCAGAAACAAAATCAATTTGGTAAATACATTCTATTCGGACTTTTCGTTTTATTTTTAATCATTTTGCTTTTCTTTGGTGTTCGTAGTTGCAATCGAAGTTCCTCGTCGAACGGTTCGATCCAAGGTTCTGAAACTTCACAAGGTCAGGAATCTAACTCTCGTTCCTTAGAAAGAGTTACATTAAAAACTGGAACTGTTTCCAATCGTTTTGATTCTAGAGTCAAAGCCATTCGTTATATCAACGATTTACAAATTCGATTCATCAAACAAAGTATGGTCACCGAAGAAGAGGCTTCCAATAAAATTGCCACTTTGGCGGAAGCTCTCAAATCCTATCCTGGAATTAAAATTCGAGTAAAGGGTCATACTTGTTTTATTGGTGAGATGGATGAGAATAAGATTTTATCTGATGAACGTGCTAGGTTTATTTATGATGAACTCGTGAAAAACGGTGTAAACCAGAACCAGCTCGACTATCGAGGGTTTGGTGAAACCGCCGAAATTGATACCAACTTAACGGAAGCTGGTCGTATCAAAAATAGACGAGTTGATTTTACAGTTCTCTCGGTAAATCCTAAAGATTAG
- a CDS encoding motility associated factor glycosyltransferase family protein has product MNESFLSKNLASIPSQVSEWIQNENSFSEGTHYKRVLSKTGDDTIQVDGVWIHSQFDPKKEALRFVSELPHDGTERIYLLFGAGIGYIIPFLLERPKVSIIWMEPFPFLILEAFRKFDFSEALLSEKLVLVTGDHLEDQLSEAVKGKGTHPISFVPHRGSWQWKETEYHRLKLIAEQMFHKKDVNLATLTRFEKIWAKNICYNLPELSQFRPVSDLFGIASDIPVVVACAGPSLSESILEIKKYRNQFLLLAVDTAVPILTSFGVDPDLIYSVDPQALNSQYIEDYQGEGILIFDPTSTYLSLRLQKGPNKGFVTSSPFPLLQVLEKTASQEIGSVPFGGSVSTNAASLGTLMGAKKVYLVGQDLSFTKGLAHSKGAILEERLNYLESRKFRREKHNYKQLFALPQKQVLGNGNESYITNEKMLIFKKWFEDHTKENPWVNLTKFGARIEGMEHSTFDKEFSLEQNILSKQIEFVKEVKNRIRTQLHQDHSFFDQSLLKKEIQNTITSLKEFMILVRQGLTVSQRIYQQIQKNQINPKTFSEDIKQMDVIDEAVSQKKGLNEILSLGIQRVILTITEGYDDHLSLEEKENAQLGVAKKSLLLYEGLYESVQTTKRMLAKSLYRLSANL; this is encoded by the coding sequence GTGAACGAATCCTTTCTTTCCAAAAATTTAGCAAGCATACCTTCGCAAGTATCAGAATGGATTCAAAATGAAAATTCTTTTTCGGAAGGAACTCATTACAAACGAGTGTTATCCAAAACAGGGGATGATACAATTCAAGTTGATGGTGTTTGGATTCACAGTCAATTTGATCCGAAGAAAGAAGCCTTACGATTTGTTTCTGAACTTCCACATGATGGAACGGAACGAATCTATTTGTTATTTGGTGCAGGAATTGGATATATTATACCTTTTTTATTAGAAAGACCAAAAGTATCCATCATTTGGATGGAACCTTTTCCATTTTTGATTTTAGAAGCCTTTCGTAAGTTTGATTTTTCGGAAGCTCTGTTATCTGAAAAACTTGTGCTAGTGACAGGCGATCACTTGGAAGACCAACTGTCCGAAGCAGTCAAAGGAAAAGGAACTCATCCGATCAGTTTTGTTCCTCACAGAGGTTCCTGGCAATGGAAAGAAACAGAATACCATAGACTGAAGCTCATCGCCGAACAAATGTTTCATAAGAAAGATGTAAACCTTGCCACTCTCACTCGATTTGAAAAAATTTGGGCAAAAAACATTTGTTATAATTTACCAGAATTGTCTCAGTTTCGACCTGTTTCTGATTTGTTTGGAATTGCCTCTGACATTCCAGTCGTCGTTGCTTGCGCTGGACCCAGTTTGTCTGAGTCTATCTTAGAAATTAAGAAATACCGAAATCAATTTTTGCTTTTGGCAGTTGACACTGCGGTTCCTATTTTAACCTCCTTTGGAGTGGATCCTGATCTGATATATTCAGTGGATCCGCAAGCTCTCAATAGCCAATACATAGAAGACTACCAGGGCGAAGGAATTTTGATTTTTGATCCGACTTCCACGTATCTTAGCTTACGATTGCAAAAGGGGCCAAACAAAGGTTTTGTAACCTCTTCTCCCTTTCCTTTGTTACAAGTATTGGAAAAAACTGCTTCGCAAGAAATTGGTTCTGTTCCTTTTGGTGGATCCGTTTCGACAAATGCGGCAAGTCTTGGAACACTCATGGGTGCAAAGAAAGTGTATTTAGTTGGACAAGACTTAAGTTTTACGAAGGGTCTTGCTCACTCGAAAGGAGCCATTCTCGAAGAAAGACTCAACTATCTTGAATCACGAAAGTTTCGACGAGAAAAACACAATTACAAACAATTATTTGCTCTCCCGCAAAAACAAGTTCTTGGAAATGGAAACGAATCTTACATCACAAATGAAAAAATGTTAATTTTCAAAAAATGGTTTGAGGATCATACAAAAGAGAACCCTTGGGTCAATTTAACTAAGTTTGGTGCTAGAATTGAAGGGATGGAACATTCCACATTTGATAAAGAATTTTCTTTAGAGCAAAACATCCTCTCAAAACAAATCGAATTTGTAAAAGAAGTTAAAAATAGAATTCGAACACAATTGCATCAGGATCATTCTTTCTTTGATCAAAGTTTACTCAAAAAAGAGATCCAAAATACAATTACATCACTGAAGGAATTTATGATCTTAGTAAGACAAGGTCTCACGGTTTCCCAGAGGATTTACCAACAAATCCAAAAGAACCAAATCAATCCCAAAACTTTCTCAGAAGATATCAAACAAATGGATGTAATAGACGAAGCTGTTTCTCAAAAGAAAGGTTTAAACGAAATTTTAAGTCTGGGAATCCAAAGAGTCATTCTCACCATCACAGAAGGGTATGATGATCATTTGAGCTTAGAAGAAAAAGAGAATGCTCAACTGGGTGTAGCCAAAAAATCTTTATTATTATACGAAGGATTGTATGAGTCCGTTCAGACAACCAAACGGATGCTCGCTAAATCTTTATATCGATTATCAGCTAATCTTTAG
- a CDS encoding penicillin-binding protein encodes MTEYKLRFKYIFYFILSLFVVLFFRVVYLTYFNENIINLKASKFVQRGTIYDRRGIELAISRESGTVGIDPSNIYDPDLTAQELSPVLGIPTNKLTEIIRDKQNYFLLKREIELSKAEKIKALSLPGVRVEKEYKRIYPQGSLAASLLGFTGYDDDKALSGIEMLYNLELLSTPDAESTKGNNVHLTIDSIIQYRLEKSLQKAFQQTASKRGIGMIMDTETGKILAMASFPTFDPNHFQDFPIESHTNWPIRHVYEPGSTMKIFVALMLLNEGKILPGERFHCPGYIEIGKTVIRCTDNHGHLNLDEILQYSCNVGIIKAAQKIDEATYYRYLDSFKFGKRTNFSIHEAKGYLPPQNKWNKSTPYFLSIGQGVSVTPIQLITAAAAVVNGGILFEPSVVSQITNSYGELVHEFSTKSELIGIKPGAASKTLNAMGKAVSQGTGKKAYLENYFIAGKTGTSQKAKAGEGYQAGLFTASFLGFFPAEKPKYVGLIVFDEPGGESHTGGGIAAPVFREVVESIIPIVERSEKALVYRLQNQKNKIYKVDPKQMPDLAGLTASEVIQVLKQLKVNYSLEGSGFVKSQDPKANTNLSPNTNVKIVLEP; translated from the coding sequence ATGACAGAATACAAACTTCGCTTTAAGTATATTTTTTATTTTATCTTATCATTATTTGTCGTTTTGTTTTTTCGTGTGGTGTATCTCACCTACTTTAATGAAAACATCATCAACTTAAAAGCAAGTAAGTTTGTTCAACGAGGAACCATTTATGATCGCCGAGGGATTGAACTTGCGATCTCCAGAGAATCAGGAACCGTTGGAATTGATCCATCCAATATTTATGATCCAGATCTCACCGCTCAAGAGTTAAGTCCAGTCCTTGGAATACCAACAAACAAACTAACAGAAATCATAAGAGACAAACAAAATTATTTCTTATTAAAACGAGAAATCGAATTATCGAAAGCTGAAAAAATCAAAGCACTCTCGTTACCAGGCGTCAGAGTCGAAAAAGAATACAAACGAATTTACCCGCAAGGAAGTCTAGCTGCAAGTTTACTTGGATTTACTGGTTACGATGATGACAAGGCACTTTCCGGGATAGAGATGTTGTATAACTTAGAGCTTCTATCCACACCTGATGCTGAATCTACAAAAGGAAATAATGTTCATCTAACAATTGATAGCATTATTCAATACAGATTAGAAAAATCCTTACAAAAAGCTTTCCAACAAACTGCATCCAAACGTGGAATCGGGATGATCATGGACACAGAAACTGGTAAAATCCTGGCTATGGCTTCGTTCCCTACGTTTGACCCCAATCATTTTCAAGACTTTCCGATTGAGTCTCACACCAATTGGCCGATCCGCCATGTGTATGAACCTGGTTCCACAATGAAAATTTTTGTGGCTCTTATGCTCTTAAACGAAGGTAAAATTTTGCCCGGAGAAAGATTCCATTGCCCTGGTTATATAGAAATTGGGAAAACTGTGATTCGATGCACCGATAACCATGGTCATTTAAATTTGGACGAAATCCTTCAATATTCTTGTAATGTCGGAATCATCAAAGCTGCTCAAAAAATAGATGAAGCAACTTACTATCGTTATTTGGATAGTTTCAAATTTGGAAAAAGAACTAATTTTTCCATTCATGAAGCGAAAGGATACCTTCCTCCACAAAATAAATGGAATAAAAGTACACCTTACTTTTTATCCATTGGACAAGGAGTATCCGTGACACCCATCCAACTGATCACAGCCGCGGCGGCCGTCGTAAATGGAGGGATTTTATTTGAGCCATCTGTTGTTTCTCAAATCACAAATTCATATGGAGAATTGGTTCATGAATTCTCCACCAAATCAGAGTTAATTGGCATTAAACCAGGTGCTGCCTCGAAAACGCTGAATGCGATGGGGAAAGCAGTGTCTCAAGGAACTGGGAAAAAAGCATATTTAGAAAACTACTTCATTGCAGGGAAAACAGGAACATCACAAAAAGCAAAGGCAGGGGAAGGATATCAAGCAGGTTTATTCACTGCAAGTTTTCTTGGATTTTTTCCAGCCGAAAAACCAAAGTATGTTGGTCTCATTGTTTTTGATGAACCTGGTGGAGAGTCTCACACTGGAGGAGGAATTGCTGCTCCCGTGTTTCGTGAGGTAGTAGAGAGTATCATTCCGATTGTCGAACGAAGTGAAAAAGCATTGGTATACAGATTACAAAATCAAAAGAACAAAATCTATAAAGTAGATCCAAAACAAATGCCTGACTTGGCTGGGCTTACCGCGTCTGAAGTGATCCAAGTTTTGAAACAACTAAAAGTGAATTATAGTTTAGAAGGATCTGGATTTGTTAAATCACAAGATCCGAAAGCAAATACAAATCTTTCACCAAATACCAATGTAAAAATTGTCTTGGAACCATAA
- the lepB gene encoding signal peptidase I, translating to MDMETETKGPDWWLKFKRYLRRSLFIFLFLCFLLFVRVFLFQIYAVQGNSMYPTLEHGSVVFVWKGGFAISAKFFGTELLYTDPNINKLDLVLFVSQEDELVVKRVIGLPGEFYSIQAGRVLIDSTELIENYLPNGTYTSEPSTSVFLNRHHSPFLAMDKQGRIPPGYYLLLGDNRQYSTDSRSFGLVPVEKIKGKVIFYF from the coding sequence ATGGATATGGAAACAGAAACTAAAGGCCCCGATTGGTGGTTAAAATTCAAACGATACTTGAGACGAAGCCTCTTCATCTTCTTATTTCTCTGTTTTTTACTATTTGTCAGGGTCTTTTTATTCCAAATTTACGCCGTCCAAGGGAATTCCATGTATCCAACCCTAGAACATGGGTCAGTAGTCTTTGTTTGGAAAGGTGGATTTGCAATTTCCGCTAAATTTTTTGGCACAGAATTATTGTACACAGATCCTAATATCAACAAATTGGATTTAGTGTTATTCGTGAGTCAGGAAGATGAGCTTGTCGTGAAACGTGTGATAGGTTTGCCTGGAGAATTTTATTCCATACAAGCAGGTCGAGTGCTCATCGATTCAACAGAGTTAATAGAAAATTATCTTCCAAATGGAACTTACACAAGTGAACCATCTACCTCTGTCTTCTTAAATCGACACCACTCTCCCTTCCTTGCCATGGACAAACAAGGTAGAATTCCACCAGGATATTATTTGTTGCTGGGAGACAACCGACAGTATTCCACTGATTCAAGATCCTTTGGGCTTGTGCCTGTTGAAAAAATCAAAGGAAAGGTAATCTTTTATTTTTAA
- the thrC gene encoding threonine synthase, whose protein sequence is MSLTKYQFRAQFRCTNDSCRKTYPLHQVIYSCSSCGELLSVEHDLDSLKKIPAEEWKSTFESRFRSSQFPYASGVWGKKEWVLPEIKEENIITSGEGTTHLYDASRFAKDLGLGSLHVKQCGVSHTGSFKDLGMTVLVSQVNQMIADGVPIKAVACASTGDTSAALASYAAKAGIPAIILLPANKVSTAQLIQPVSNGAIVLALETDFDGCMAVVKELTQEKSIYLANSMNSLRIEGQKSISIEITQQLGWKVPDWVVIPGGNLGNVSALGMGFEMLLELGLIQKLPRIILAQAKNASPLYESYKKGFAEFSPVTAEKTLASAIQIGDPVSVKKAIRVLKKFNGIVEVATEEELANAAAKGDLYGLYNDPHTGVALAALLKSIQSGEVKQGESVVVISTANGLKFTEFKLAFHEGKIPKVDETLRNVILPCKPTLSGVMEILGKHLKKP, encoded by the coding sequence ATGTCACTTACAAAATATCAATTCCGAGCACAGTTTCGCTGTACCAATGACTCTTGTCGCAAAACGTACCCACTCCACCAAGTGATTTATTCCTGTTCCAGTTGTGGTGAACTTCTCAGTGTCGAACATGATTTAGACAGCCTGAAAAAAATCCCCGCCGAGGAATGGAAGTCTACATTTGAATCTCGTTTTCGTTCGAGCCAATTTCCCTATGCTTCTGGAGTTTGGGGAAAAAAAGAATGGGTTCTACCTGAAATCAAAGAGGAAAATATCATCACCTCTGGGGAAGGAACGACCCATCTTTATGATGCTTCTCGATTTGCCAAAGACTTAGGTCTTGGAAGTTTACATGTCAAACAGTGCGGTGTTTCTCATACAGGGTCGTTCAAAGATTTAGGAATGACAGTTCTCGTGAGCCAAGTGAACCAAATGATTGCCGATGGAGTTCCCATCAAGGCAGTTGCTTGTGCCTCTACAGGAGATACTTCCGCAGCCCTTGCTTCTTATGCTGCCAAAGCAGGAATTCCAGCCATTATTTTACTTCCAGCTAACAAGGTATCAACGGCACAGCTCATCCAACCTGTCTCGAATGGAGCCATCGTTCTTGCCTTAGAAACTGACTTTGATGGTTGTATGGCTGTGGTGAAAGAACTCACACAAGAAAAGTCCATTTACTTAGCAAATTCGATGAATTCCCTTCGCATTGAAGGACAAAAATCAATATCCATCGAAATCACTCAACAACTCGGTTGGAAAGTGCCTGATTGGGTTGTGATCCCTGGTGGAAATTTGGGCAATGTATCAGCTCTTGGAATGGGATTTGAAATGTTATTGGAACTAGGTTTGATACAGAAACTTCCAAGGATCATATTGGCACAGGCAAAAAATGCGAGTCCATTGTATGAATCGTATAAGAAAGGTTTTGCGGAGTTTTCTCCCGTCACTGCTGAGAAAACCTTGGCTTCTGCGATTCAAATTGGAGATCCTGTCTCCGTGAAAAAAGCGATCCGTGTTCTGAAGAAATTCAACGGAATTGTCGAAGTGGCGACAGAAGAAGAATTGGCAAATGCGGCCGCCAAAGGGGATTTATATGGACTCTACAACGATCCACATACGGGTGTGGCACTTGCCGCACTTCTAAAATCAATCCAATCAGGAGAGGTAAAACAAGGTGAGTCAGTGGTTGTGATTTCCACTGCGAATGGTCTCAAATTCACAGAATTCAAATTAGCCTTCCATGAAGGAAAGATTCCGAAAGTGGACGAAACCCTTCGGAATGTGATTTTACCATGCAAACCGACTTTGTCTGGTGTGATGGAAATTCTTGGCAAACATTTGAAGAAACCATAA
- a CDS encoding WD40/YVTN/BNR-like repeat-containing protein, producing MAQATEANVWAGILFASNQFVAVSQDGTNRVMTSADGITWTARSASEANQWLSVAYGNNIYVAVANSGTNRIMSSSDGITWTARTSPSSTFDWVTFGNGIFVAVTSGGSWATSTDGITWTTRSAPVANAWRSVTFGNNLFVAVAGAGTNQVATSTDGINWTLRTSAELNDWRSVTYGKGKFVAVARSGTNRVMTSTNGINWTSHTSSEQNDWYEVLYGNGMYLAASFTGNNRIMTSTDGISWTARATAANNSWKGIAFGKDTWVIVSIDGTGTNRVQWASWKKN from the coding sequence TTGGCACAAGCCACAGAGGCAAATGTTTGGGCAGGGATTTTGTTTGCTTCCAATCAATTTGTTGCTGTTTCACAAGATGGAACCAATCGAGTGATGACCTCTGCTGATGGAATTACTTGGACAGCAAGATCAGCTTCTGAAGCAAACCAATGGCTCAGCGTTGCTTATGGTAACAATATTTACGTAGCAGTTGCAAATAGTGGAACAAATCGAATCATGAGCTCCTCTGATGGCATCACTTGGACTGCACGCACTAGTCCAAGTAGTACTTTTGATTGGGTTACGTTTGGAAATGGAATCTTTGTTGCGGTCACAAGTGGAGGAAGCTGGGCAACTTCAACAGATGGTATCACCTGGACAACAAGGTCTGCACCTGTTGCGAACGCTTGGCGGAGTGTTACTTTTGGTAACAATTTATTTGTAGCTGTCGCTGGCGCCGGTACCAATCAAGTTGCAACTTCCACTGACGGAATCAATTGGACACTCCGTACATCGGCTGAACTAAACGACTGGCGCTCTGTCACCTATGGAAAAGGAAAATTTGTTGCGGTTGCTAGATCGGGTACAAATCGAGTGATGACATCAACTAATGGAATCAATTGGACTTCACATACATCATCAGAACAAAACGATTGGTATGAAGTTTTGTATGGGAACGGAATGTATTTGGCAGCATCATTTACGGGTAACAATCGAATTATGACTTCCACCGATGGAATTTCATGGACTGCACGAGCAACAGCAGCTAACAATTCCTGGAAAGGTATCGCTTTTGGAAAAGATACTTGGGTCATCGTATCGATTGATGGGACAGGAACCAATCGCGTCCAATGGGCGAGCTGGAAAAAGAATTAA